The following are from one region of the Eubacterium sp. MSJ-33 genome:
- a CDS encoding acetate/propionate family kinase, producing the protein MKVLVINCGSSSLKYQLIDSESEQVLAKGICERIKLDGSLTHQATGKEKIQIVAPMPDHSAAVKLVLQYLLDEKLGAIASLDEIAAVGHRVVHGGEKFSSAVLIDEEVLAAIEECCDLAPLHNPANLIGIRACQELMPGVPQVAVFDTAFHQTMPDYAYTYGIPYEYYEKYKVRRYGFHGTSHSFVSKRTAELLGKDIKDTKIIVCHLGGGASICAVEGGKSIDTTMGLTPLEGITMGTRSGNIDPAIIEYIANKEGKTLTEIINMLNKESGVYGISGKSSDFRDLNKGIAEGDKRCEIAMNVFTYQAAKFIGGYVAAMNGVDAIVFTAGVGENDPKVRKDTCSHLGYLGVEINDETNKLRGEEVKISTEGSKVPVYVVPTNEELAIARETVALAK; encoded by the coding sequence ATGAAGGTATTAGTCATTAATTGTGGAAGCTCATCACTCAAGTATCAGTTGATTGATTCTGAGTCTGAGCAGGTATTGGCAAAAGGTATTTGTGAGAGAATTAAGCTGGATGGATCTCTGACTCATCAGGCAACCGGAAAGGAAAAGATACAGATTGTGGCACCAATGCCGGATCATAGCGCAGCGGTAAAACTTGTGTTGCAGTATCTTCTGGATGAGAAGCTTGGTGCGATTGCAAGTTTGGATGAGATTGCGGCTGTTGGACATCGTGTTGTACATGGTGGAGAAAAGTTTTCTTCTGCAGTTTTGATTGATGAAGAAGTGCTTGCAGCGATAGAGGAGTGTTGTGATCTGGCTCCACTTCACAACCCAGCTAATCTGATTGGTATTCGTGCATGTCAGGAACTGATGCCGGGTGTTCCACAGGTTGCGGTTTTTGATACGGCATTCCATCAGACTATGCCTGATTATGCATATACATATGGTATTCCATATGAATATTATGAAAAATATAAGGTTCGCCGTTATGGTTTCCACGGAACGAGCCACAGCTTTGTATCCAAGCGAACAGCAGAACTGCTCGGCAAGGATATTAAGGACACAAAGATTATTGTATGCCATTTGGGTGGTGGTGCCAGCATCTGTGCGGTAGAAGGCGGAAAGTCAATTGATACAACCATGGGACTTACACCTCTGGAAGGTATCACGATGGGAACAAGAAGTGGTAATATTGATCCTGCAATCATTGAATATATCGCGAATAAAGAAGGTAAGACACTCACAGAGATCATTAACATGCTGAATAAGGAGTCCGGTGTCTATGGTATCTCGGGAAAGTCCAGCGATTTCCGTGATTTGAATAAGGGAATTGCGGAAGGTGACAAGCGTTGCGAGATTGCCATGAATGTATTTACTTATCAGGCAGCGAAGTTTATCGGTGGTTATGTGGCAGCGATGAACGGAGTGGATGCAATCGTATTTACAGCCGGTGTTGGTGAGAACGATCCAAAGGTAAGAAAAGATACATGCAGCCATCTTGGATATCTGGGTGTTGAGATTAATGATGAGACAAATAAGCTTCGTGGAGAAGAAGTAAAGATATCAACGGAAGGTTCCAAGGTTCCGGTATATGTTGTACCGACAAATGAAGAACTTGCAATCGCAAGAGAAACTGTTGCTCTTGCAAAATAA
- the rpmF gene encoding 50S ribosomal protein L32 encodes MSICPKNKSSKARRDKRRANWKMTVPGLVKCSKCGALMMPHRVCKACGSYNKKEIISAE; translated from the coding sequence ATGTCCATTTGTCCTAAGAATAAAAGTTCAAAAGCAAGACGTGACAAGCGTAGAGCAAACTGGAAGATGACAGTTCCTGGCTTGGTAAAGTGCAGCAAGTGTGGAGCGCTTATGATGCCACACAGAGTATGCAAGGCTTGCGGTTCCTATAATAAGAAAGAAATCATCTCTGCTGAGTAA
- the pta gene encoding phosphate acetyltransferase, whose product MAFIDSIKKRAKQNKKTIVLPETADMRTLEAAHKILHEGIADIILVGDKQTIIKKAAGLDLTGAKFVDPYDCDKLNDYVSILVELRKKKGMTPEEAKELLLTNVLYFGCIMVKAGDADGMVAGAVNSSANVLRAALQILKTAPDTKLVSAFFLVVVPNCEMGEHGTFIFSDAGLNQFPDARELAAIAESSAKSFELLVEAEPVVAMLSHSTKGSAHHPEIDKVIEACRIVNEECPNLKCDGELQSDAAIVPEVAASKAPGSDVAGKANVLIFPDLDAGNIGYKLVQRLAKADAYGPITQGIAKPVNDLSRGCSADDIVGVVAITAVQAQALDNQ is encoded by the coding sequence GTGGCATTTATTGATTCAATTAAAAAAAGAGCAAAACAGAACAAAAAAACAATTGTATTACCGGAAACTGCGGATATGCGTACATTAGAGGCAGCACATAAGATTTTGCATGAAGGGATTGCCGATATTATCTTAGTTGGTGATAAACAGACGATTATAAAGAAGGCGGCTGGTTTGGATTTGACAGGAGCCAAATTTGTAGATCCATATGACTGTGATAAGTTAAATGACTATGTATCAATTCTGGTGGAGCTTCGTAAGAAGAAGGGCATGACACCGGAAGAGGCAAAAGAACTGCTTTTGACAAACGTGTTGTACTTTGGCTGCATCATGGTTAAGGCTGGGGATGCAGACGGCATGGTTGCAGGAGCTGTAAATTCGTCTGCAAATGTGTTGCGTGCAGCATTGCAGATCTTAAAGACTGCACCGGATACAAAACTCGTATCTGCATTTTTCTTAGTAGTAGTACCGAATTGTGAGATGGGTGAGCATGGAACATTTATTTTCTCGGATGCAGGATTGAATCAGTTCCCGGATGCAAGAGAACTTGCAGCAATTGCAGAGAGTTCTGCAAAGTCGTTTGAACTTTTGGTAGAGGCAGAACCGGTAGTAGCTATGTTATCACATTCCACAAAGGGCAGTGCACATCATCCGGAGATTGATAAGGTGATTGAGGCATGCAGAATCGTTAATGAAGAATGTCCGAATTTGAAGTGTGACGGTGAACTGCAGAGTGATGCCGCTATCGTGCCGGAAGTAGCTGCTTCAAAAGCACCGGGCAGCGATGTGGCCGGAAAAGCGAATGTATTAATCTTCCCGGATCTTGATGCCGGAAATATCGGATACAAGCTTGTACAGCGTCTTGCAAAAGCGGATGCGTATGGTCCGATCACACAAGGTATTGCAAAGCCGGTTAATGATTTGTCACGAGGATGTTCGGCAGATGATATCGTCGGTGTTGTAGCGATTACGGCAGTTCAGGCGCAGGCACTTGATAATCAGTAA
- a CDS encoding diguanylate cyclase: protein MQDITEKLIKNYTIYHKLIYIFMVLLTVLTRVMNFSDDTPVCVTFASVIFLFGVLDSVFYHTGVFKNIHVNTVFRMIEIVTYSVFMAFIPYQGVLLVGMFIFLFMLMIEFIIFGSDYDKSTIVLRKMFLVLPIFVNLCLSLRFRTEKFWFCYVLVLAVIAITVFFVTELLEYSYDAYESYCTKLMLERNDVQDKNEKLKEYQEKVKTVNERVNYQKIELARVVSDLEQANREIESQTEIMRYMASSFDINKNINVIVDAIMDVKNPKLCAVYLDESVCNEKHGLSIVKTDYSSMERRLRKDIQKIYIDFENSRKTTELLTGEELKELRFIGETNIKSLVKLALIDDNKQYGMMIVASDVENFFEKGISYYETCLVEYNVSLKTTKLYLQTQDMARKDGLTQIYNRVYFGELFTKAAEKATKKQQPLSVALFDIDKFKNINDTYGHLAGDKVIKMVASLDDKYAKENGGIACRYGGEEFLLVLPGYDEKQALPVLEQMHKEIQSTIVHYNDKEIPVNVCIGLSSYPSICKDTNILVNRADKSMYYGKKHGRGRLVVDNPDVDEM from the coding sequence ATGCAGGATATTACTGAAAAGCTGATAAAAAATTATACAATCTATCATAAATTAATCTATATTTTTATGGTATTGCTTACAGTATTGACGCGCGTGATGAATTTCTCGGATGATACACCGGTATGTGTAACCTTCGCATCTGTGATTTTTTTGTTTGGCGTGCTTGACAGTGTATTTTATCATACGGGAGTATTCAAGAATATTCATGTAAATACTGTGTTCCGTATGATAGAAATTGTTACATACAGTGTTTTTATGGCATTTATTCCATATCAGGGAGTTTTACTTGTTGGAATGTTTATATTCCTGTTTATGTTGATGATTGAGTTTATTATTTTTGGATCTGATTATGATAAATCCACAATCGTTTTAAGAAAAATGTTTTTAGTTCTTCCGATATTTGTGAATCTGTGCCTGTCATTACGGTTCCGGACCGAGAAGTTCTGGTTTTGTTATGTACTGGTGCTGGCGGTTATTGCGATTACAGTGTTTTTCGTGACAGAGCTTCTGGAGTATTCCTACGATGCGTACGAGTCATACTGTACAAAACTTATGTTGGAACGAAATGATGTGCAGGATAAAAATGAAAAACTGAAAGAATATCAAGAGAAAGTGAAGACAGTCAATGAACGTGTGAATTATCAGAAAATTGAGCTTGCACGGGTTGTCAGCGATCTGGAACAGGCAAATCGTGAGATTGAGTCACAGACAGAAATTATGCGATATATGGCATCGTCGTTCGATATCAATAAAAATATCAATGTGATTGTGGATGCAATCATGGATGTGAAAAATCCAAAGCTTTGTGCAGTGTATCTGGATGAGTCTGTTTGCAACGAGAAACATGGACTTTCTATTGTTAAGACAGATTATTCATCTATGGAACGTCGTCTTCGGAAGGATATTCAAAAGATATATATTGATTTTGAAAACAGCAGAAAGACAACGGAACTGCTCACAGGCGAAGAATTAAAGGAACTTCGGTTTATAGGTGAAACGAATATTAAAAGTCTGGTGAAGCTTGCGCTCATCGATGATAATAAGCAGTATGGCATGATGATTGTCGCATCGGATGTGGAGAATTTCTTTGAGAAGGGTATTTCCTACTACGAGACTTGTCTGGTGGAATACAATGTTTCTTTAAAAACAACGAAGCTTTATCTGCAGACACAGGATATGGCACGCAAGGATGGTTTAACACAGATTTACAATCGCGTCTATTTTGGGGAATTATTTACAAAGGCGGCAGAGAAAGCGACGAAGAAACAGCAGCCACTTTCTGTGGCATTGTTTGATATAGATAAGTTTAAAAATATCAATGATACATATGGACATTTAGCAGGTGATAAAGTAATCAAGATGGTTGCATCTTTGGACGATAAATATGCAAAAGAAAACGGGGGAATTGCCTGCAGGTATGGCGGAGAAGAGTTTTTGCTTGTCCTTCCGGGATATGATGAAAAACAGGCGTTACCGGTTCTGGAGCAAATGCATAAAGAAATTCAGTCTACGATTGTGCATTATAATGACAAGGAGATTCCGGTAAATGTATGTATTGGTTTATCGTCTTATCCATCTATTTGTAAGGATACAAACATCCTTGTCAACCGTGCAGATAAGTCGATGTATTACGGGAAAAAACATGGCCGGGGCAGACTGGTTGTAGATAATCCGGATGTGGATGAGATGTAA